The DNA window AGAATGCTATTCAACAGAAAGGAAAGAATGAAGGGCTGAAACTATACCATGCTACATCATGGATGAACCTTCAACACACTATGCAAAGGAAAGATGTCAGACATAAAAGGCCAAGTgtattcatttatatgaaatgcccGAATTAGACAAATTCCTAAAACAAAAGTAGATTAGTAACTGGCGCAGGGGCTGAGAGAAGGGGAGAATCAAGAGTGATTATTTAATGGATCCTTGGTTTCTTTTTGATGAGATGAAAATTTCTCTATTAAATGTATGCATACAGCTGTGTCAGTACAGAAATAAGGTGAGATGTATGCTTTAAAGGGGGTGAATTTTATGTATCTGGATTGTGTCTCGGTTTTTTCAAAGTTGggggaaaatgaaaagaaattctCAGACTGTATATCTTAGTCCATTTGGGCTCCTATAAGAAAATACCATCGACTTGATGGTgcataaataatagaaatttatttctcacacttCTGGAGGCAGGGACATTTACAATAAAGGCACTGACAGATTCAGTATCTGGTAAGGGACCATTTCCTTGGTCATGGATGgtgctttctctctgcttctcctTATAGGAGATGGGCAAGGCAGCTCTCTGAGGCCTCTTTTATAATGACATTATTCATCTCATGCCTAATCCCATGATCTAACTGACTCCAAAAGACCTTACCTCTTAAAGTCATCACATGGAAGGTAAAGTCATCACATTGTATTTTGGAGGATAAGAACATTAACACTCAGACCATAGCTGGGTACATGTGAACAGGGGATTTAAAACCAGAGAGAAAGTTTCCGCACGAGCAGGTGGTATGGCCTTGAGCCTCTGAAGCAGCTGAAGTTGCGTTCCTTCAACAGTCTCGCTCTCAGTGGAAGGAGCCGCTAGGGAATTTCTACCTACTGGCTTAGGGGAACTACAAAGAAGGTAATATTTGCTTGAATCCCTGGGAGGAAAAGGAGTCTTGCATGAGAAATGTAAACCTCAAAACCCAAGCCTCTACCACCAAGGGGACTGAAGATCAAAATCTTATTATGCATGTGTTGCAGGATTCCCAAGCACAGAAACAAACATGAAACTGGCCTAGAATTGAGGACCCCTCTGCGGGGACTCAAGAAAGCAAATGCATAGCTTCTGCAAGACATTTGCACAGGAAGACTGTATGTACAGGAAAAGCAGTCTTAGCTGGAGATGTCTTTTAATCCAAAGGATGAATCATGAAGGAAAGGAGCACCTGGAACGGAAGTTAAATAACACACCATAAAGGAGGATTAGTAACACCTCCGAGAACTTTGTGTGTAGCTTTTATGTTTTCATTgatatcagttaaaaataaacctaaacattttaaaaagaacttaATACAGTCATGCGCCACCTGTTTTCGTCAGTGATGGGCCACATACACAACagtggtcccataagattataatgaaaatgaaaatttccTATAGCCTGGTTCTTCATAGCCATTGTTATATTGTAACTTAACACATTACTCATGCATTTGTGGTGATGCTGATGTGAACGAATCTATTGCACTGCCAGTCATATAAAAGTGTAGCCCAGATGATTATGCCAAGTACATAgtacttaataataataattgactgTTAGTGCTTTATGTATTTACTATACTTTTTACCATTGAAGTGTACTTGTTCTTCTCTTTAGAACACTTGTTTTTATCCTTAGAGTGGTGTATTTGCTCTAAAACAGTGTGCTGTGTTACCCAGGTAACATCTTGTGTTGACTGTGTGTCTTAGTCAGCTttgcactgctgtgaccaaaagacctgacaagaacgatttaaaagaggaaaaatttataGACGGCCAACTCTATTATATCTCGGAGCCTGAAGTGAGGCTCCGAGTAGAAGAAAGCCTCAAGTGGAAGGGACacagcagaggaaagcagctcaggacctagcaaccaggaagcagagagagagctgtGCCCTCCAGGGACAGAatagaaaccccaaaggcataccgCTGGTGACctgtctcctccagccacacctacctGACTATaattactacccagttaatccagatttgtggattaattcactgattagattaCAAGTCTCATAATCAAATCTTTCACCTGTGAACATTCTTACATTgcttcacacgtgagcttttggggtacaCCTCATCTCTAAACCGTAACACAGTGTTTATGCTGACATCTAACATCGCTTACCCTAAAAGATGCAGTCCACATTTTGAAGGTGAAGCTAATAGGACTgctaaagatataaaaaaaaaaaaaaagaagactccACACTCTTTTTCCAGCTGCTTCCTCTCCCCTAAcccttttccttcctcccttccttttaaATGGAACCTACATTCGTTTCCTCACAGGACTAGAACAGGTTACACAAATAAGAGGCTAAAAACAATGGGAAATCATTGGTTTGttattctggaggccagaagtctgcAATCAAGGTGCTGGCAAAGCCCCACACCTTCCCACGGTTCCGGGGGAGAATCTGTCTGTGTTTCCCTCCTAGCTCTTTGAGGGGCTGGCAAGCCCCAGCACCCTCAACTTGTAGGAATCACTAAAGTCTCTTCCTGTGCCCTCGCATTGTCTTCCCCATGTGTCTCTTAAAGGACACTTGTCATTGGATTCAGAGCCCATCTGGATAATTCAGGATGATTTCATCTAGAGATCCTTAACTTAATTACTTCTTCATCATTTTCCAAATAAGATCACATTTACAGATTTCAGTGAATTAGGGTATGGACTTGTCTTTGGCAGGGGGCGGCTATCAGGCAGCCCACCACAGGGGCTAATTGAGTATGTGTGTAAAACAGGTGGTATCAggattgggttgtggctcagtggtagagcactcgcctggcatgtgtgagacactgggttcgatcctcagcaccacataaaaatgaacaaataaaataaagatattctgaccatctacaactaaaaaattatttaaaaacaaaacaaaacaggtagGGTATGGTTGGCCTTcctaggcaaaatataaagtatacAGGATCATGAGAGAAGACATTGAactacagaaaaattaaaaatctaaatgatgactgaactgcagaaaatttaaaATCTAAATGCTGAAAAACAACATAAGCACAAAACAAAAGTCATAAATGGAGGTAAATATTTGCCCCATATATCACGGACATATCCAGTATGACTTGCCTAATCACAAAACTGGGCTCAAAAAAATAATGATACCAAATTATTTTAGTGATATATACTATGGTATATACAGTGTTTTACTATAATAACATTAATACAGTAGAAGTAAAATAGTAGTGAAAATCATAATAGTAGCAGAAACAATAATATTCCTATTCCTATTTGTCAGCTGCCATTTTTGTAGTGGGAAAAACAACCCAGAGTTTCCAACTCAGAGGGACTTGTTATTTCAGTTAGTGTCCCCAGGGTAACTCAGTCGCTTGGGCTTGATCCTTGGTCTCAGgacttctctttccttctctctgagCTCAGAGAGGCACGTGTGTGGTGTCAGATTTTGTACTAATATGGCGCTGTGTGCCCATTGGACCATGGGCTGTCTGGAAGAAGAGGATTGTCTTTTATCCAGCCCCGAAGCACCAGTACCTCGGATCTGCCTGTCACCCAAAGAATCCTTATTGACTCACATTGATTTGAAAGCCCTTAAGATCCCTCTGTGTGTCGGTTTCCAGGGATGCTAAATAAGACCAGAACAGCATTTTCATATTCCCAGCAAGACTGTTGAAAGGattaatattttatcataagTAATCTCCTGCTCCTCTAAAAAGACATTaagtgaaagatttttattttttctacgaTGTACTTAGTTTTATAATAATTTGTTTCCCCGTGTAGTCTCTGAAATCTTCGTAAGGGGGTTTTCGTGTTCACTAATGGTAAATGTGAGACACAGGATTATGCAATATCAGCCCATCTTTGTCTCTGGACATTGTGTCAAGAATTGATCTTTCAGGATTCTGTCATTCTACAGGAAGATCCTGCAAGTTCTCTCTGCCTGTGGGAGGGCCAGGGTTGGCTGCTTTGGGGAGATGGCCCCCTACCTGATGTGCTGTTTCttttctcccccctccccctctctttcTGGCTTCCCAGTGAGATGAAGCAAAAGCTGGACGAGGAAGGCAGCAAGTGCAGCATCCTCTCAAAGCACCAGAAGTTCGTGGAGCACTGCTGCATGCGCTGCTGctcgcccttcaccttcctggtcAACACCAAGCGCCGCTGCGGGGACTGCAAGTTCAACGTCTGCAAGAGCTGCTGCTCCTACCAGAAGCACGAGAAGGTCTGGGTCTGCTGCGTCTGCCAGCAGGCCAGGTGAGTGGCTGGGCACACTCTCAGGGTCTCAGCTGGTGGCATCCACCACTTTCTTCAACCAGGTGGGTGCAACAGTGATTGATAGATCTTCCTGGAGTATTGACTACAGTAAAAGATGACTGAGGTGAGGTGTGACGAAGGATAACTGTTGACCTTCATGAAGAGGATGAGGGGGCGCCTCACGGGAGCACATGGGTGTGACTACAGAGGAGAGGTATGGGCCATGTTGGAATCGAAGATGCAGCTCCCACCAGGCTTtatccttttaaaatttcttatctgGTCTcatcctttcattcattcattcattcatcattcatTCATTGCAAAGCAGACATGGGATTCTTAGGAATTGTGCAGCAGCAATTATGGAGGAAATGTGAAGGTAAGGTAGGCAGGTTGCTGATGACCCAGAGACTTAGGGAGATGACTGGATATTGGTCTCAGAATGTATTGGTATATCCCCTGACAGCCTGCCTATACATTGATTGTGGGGACACTGAACAAGGGGTGATTGGCCTCAGGGCTTGGAGAAAGTCTCATAGTGGCCATGAAATAAAAGCAGGATTGAAAAGGATTAAAAAAGATTTAATACTGTAGACAGGGAGATGATGACCACCGTGTGAAGGAGTTGATTGAAATTTCACATCCTCCCTCAGGGACTGACAGCACTTCtttgacatgttgtgtatttggaCACTGCTGAGTTTGATAAGCCAATGTCTAGTATTTGTTCTTTACAACTGCAGAATGTCTTCTGATCCTAGCCCCTGTGGAGTGCACTGTGATTTGTGTTTGTGACATCCTTCCATAATGTCTGTGTTACAGTGAGTGAGCAACACTGAGACTGGCTGGTCCTGAGAGCACACACTCGGGCACTCtgacttttccttccttcctccccctctcctccctctGCCCTGTTTCTTGCTCATATCCTTTAACATATCAAGTTCTAGTATTTTCCCACAGAGGTAGTTAATGAGGATAGCTGCTACGTACACTCCCTTGTAAAGTAGTCTCTGAGCTGTAAAGAAAAAAGTAGCTCAGAGACACCAACTGAAGCAAAGAGTGGTTTATTGAACACCCAGTGTCCAGGGCTGGCTAGGTGCTGCCCAGGTCCTGTGCCTGACTTTCAGAGCAAGGAACCTATCTGAGTCTCCAGGTGGCAGGTTAACAGGAGTTGGGGAGTGGGGGATGCCCTGTGACAGAGGGAAGGAGAAGACTGATTGTCCATGAGCATGTTTGGGAACTCAGACGGAGAAAGGTTCATTCATGCCTTCCACTTCTCAGTAAAGTTGGAGTAAGGCCAGGGACTCTGAACAAGAAATCTGGATATTGGAAGAAACAAGGATAGGTTTGAAATGGCTGCCACAAGAGTTGGGGATCTAGGCTCTTCCCATAGTGTGTTTTGTGCCAGCCACACTTAGCCATCCATGTGCAAATGTAAACAGTGATCTGTTCCTGGGTTGGGAGTTTTCATGGGTTGGGACAGGTCAGAGGGTGATGGGTATCGAATAACAAAAGATATTGAATAATGAAGGAAGTAAAGACAATATCCACATAGTGAAGGGAGAAAGAGCAGAAGCGGGGCTGTGAATGGACTGGAAGAGAATGAGGGGGCCAATTAACAAGAAGTATCTGGTAAAATTAAAGAGCGCAGTCATGGCACTTAACAAAGCAAgttggaagaaaagaaaattctgagTAGGGGGAAAATATGTTTGAATTGGTGATTTCCCAATAGACCAGTTAAGTGGTGACCATGGGAAGGGGAGGTGGGATCTAGACTAGAAAGCAAAGTGAAAAGCCAGTTTGCATGGATTCTGACTGGGGTAGTGACTGGGATAGTGGCAGCATTATGGGTGTGAAGAATGGGCCAGCTGACAAAATCTTGTCAGGAAGAAAATCTAGAAGGTTAAGAGGTGACAGGAATAAGAAGTGAAAGAGGGTAGTGTAACGGTTGTCATAATTGCACACCCTGTGAGTGGAGTGAGTCTAATGTGTTTGGTCAAACATGGCGCCTTGAACCACACTAGCATTGGTGACCAACTGGTGGACCTCATACTGCACGACTGTGGCCCTATCTTTGTTAACTCCATTTGTGTCACTAGATCCTGGTGCACAGAAGGCATGGCAATCTTTGTGAGCTAAATAATAGAACGGGATAATGCTCAATAGCAGCCATAATCATGGTACAGATGAGTGTTGGGAATGGTCCAGATGGAATTCAAATGGAGAAGAGGAATCACAGGGTGTTCACAGACAAGAGGTGAAGTGAGCAAAACATGCACATCCCCCAGGGGTGTGGTCAGCCTGAAGCAGACCACTCTCAGTAGAGTAATGGCTAGTGGAATTGGGTCATTTGGGTTTGGTTTTTACAGGGTCATAAAATCATGAAATTATACATCCTAGCAGTTATTAAAATATCTATTCTTTGCTATGCTTCAGTATATTCCCATACAAACAGAAGCAAGTGTTTATACttatacaatttttattctttaaatttttctttattccttttctCCCTGGATGATAAAAATCTCCCAAATTGACTAAACCATGAGTAGTATTAAAGAATGCGGTCATTAAGCCTTTGACACTCACATCCACCCCTAGTTGATTGTGTTGGGGGGACTGTTATTGGTTACAATTACAATCAAATTATTCACATTCATCCAACAGTAGAAATGCTGAATGACTCCCACACCACCTCAGAGCCACGCTACTTGTAAGAGGGGGGACCTGTCCTCAGAAGGTCTTCTTATTCTCCTCCTGTGCTACATCATTTAAACCAAATCGTCCCAAACATTTGCCAGATATTGAGTAAGAAGTTGCAAAAATGGCTGTAAGTCTGCATTTTAAAATTCCCATTTCACGTTTATAGCAACTTAGGAAAAAAAGAGACTTGGTAATCCTGTTTACCTTAATTTTGCATCACTTCTGGGGCAACATTTATGACAACCCCTGAATCTCAGAAGTGGAGCATGAGGGACTGAAGAACTGTTCACAGGACAcctgagaaaataaaacaaaacaaaacaaacaaaaaagtggaGGTTGACTAAGGAGTCCTCCACATTCAGTGAGTCCACCTCAAACTGGGCACACCCTGACTTCTTGATCAAAGTCAGCAGAAAGACAAGGCTGAGCAGAGGTTGGAAATTTGCTGTTTTAATTTGGATCATATTTTACAGGGATGTTTTCTGGGGTCTTGAGATCATTGTTGACTAAAACCAAAAGGCACAGAGAAGTTTGGCCGATTctctatttttccatattttccaAGCCAAGCATAGGAACTTTTTAAGGGATGAAATCCACGAGATGTGGGGCATGGTTTGACTGATCAAATTTCTCAAAGGCTGAATTTGACAGAGAAGTATGTTCAGGTCAGGATACCTCTGATGTATGGCCTTTGGGCTGACAGTCTTTTTCATTGTGCTTGGatcacatttacatttttttggagAATGCCTCTAGCTGTATAATCTCTCAGTGTTACACATTCATCATGTAAAATATTTAAGGCATATTTCAAGTTGAACCACATATGGAAAATTTTAGATAAAGAACTTTTAGCacaaacagagaaatgaaaagttatgctgcaattatatacaatgaatcaaaatgcattttgctgtcatagataacctaattaaaaaaaatacatcctaACTTGAGATgctgaaatgtaaataaaatagtttttaaaaaaaagaaagaaagaaaagaactttCAAAACCTGCCTattttgggggtggggaggggagagggggggaGCAGAAAGATATTTTACAATAGATTCTTTAAACCTTTGATTTTACCCCAGCATTGTGCTGGAAGATTGGCAGAGCAGATCTTCTGCTACCTTCCATGTTATCTAACAGTTCATCTCCCCAGAATCCCAGGTGAAACACTATCCTTAGTTAGAAGTAATTTACGTTAGATATAAGTTTTGAGGGCCTTATTCCAGCATATTCATATTTAAGAaagtaagtttttaaaacattgtaTGTGTCAGATTCCATAAAGatcacattttgtgtgtgtgaaatttCAAGAAAATAGACAGCAGCTCTGTGAAGGTGACAGATGACAACTGTCAGAGGCCATAGGCAGGCCCATACTCTACTCCCTACTGCCCATAACAAACCCCACCTCTCTTTATGTAAGTGAATCCCATTTTGCTGCACTGGTTTTGTTCCTCACTGTTATCCAATGGCCACCATATGCTTGCAGAACTCGTGAGATACCATGTATATGAGTTTGGGGTCATgtttaattataataaaaattccaGACCACCAAAAATTAAGGAGCTAGGAGTTTAGGGCAGACATTTGTCTGTCAGCAGTAACACACAGCATCAGCAGTAACTACTAGggtctggagttgtagctcaatatagagcacttgcctaacaggtacgaagcactgggttcgatccccagcaccacataaaaaataaataaacaaaataaagttataaaaaaaaagtaactacTAACTATCGAGCGCCTGGGCTGTCTCCAGTGCAGTTCTCTATCAGTGACTCAGGTTAGAAACGGCTTGTTTCAGTtcgctttttcactgctatgatcAAGAGAGAGACCGGACAAGAactattttaaagaagaaaagtttatttgggtgctcatgatttcagagatctcagtctatAGATGGCTGACCCCGTTGCTCTGAGCTGAAggggaggcagagcatcatggtggaagagtgtggtgggggAAAGTGACTCAGGACATCACATGAGGAAGCAGAGAGTGTCTACTCCATtcacagggacaaaatatatacctcaaagacATGCCCCCAATAACCCACCTCCTCCTCCATACCTGGCTACAGTTgccatccagttaatccctatcagacaATTAATGCACTGTTTAGGTTAGCTTTCATGAGCCagttatttcacctctaaactttgttgcactgtctcacacttgagctttggGCAGACAACTAATCTAAAACATTACACAGCACTCATCAAGAGAGGACCCAGATAGTGTACAGTCACTGTGAAAATAGTGGCAGTCTGTAACTtctgctttctctttttctatcCCAGTGAAAAAATAGCCTCAATGGTCTATTTGGTTATTTAGTTGAAAaagcattttacaaattttatcaggaggctgaggcaagaggattgcaatttcaaatccagcctcagcaaaagcaaagtgctaagtGACTCAATGagtccctgtatctaaataaaatacaaaataagcctGAGTATgtgcagctcagtggtcgagtgcccctgagttcaatccccagtacccacccccaaaaaaatttaaaaagagaattcCCATTTAATAGTTGttgctatatttatttatttatttaataaatatctttattttatttattaattttttatgtgatgctgaggatcgaacccagcgcctcacatatgcaaggcaagtgctcaaccactgag is part of the Callospermophilus lateralis isolate mCalLat2 chromosome 1, mCalLat2.hap1, whole genome shotgun sequence genome and encodes:
- the LOC143399668 gene encoding rab effector MyRIP-like translates to MGRKLDLSGLTDDETEHVLQVVQRDFNLRKKEEERLSEMKQKLDEEGSKCSILSKHQKFVEHCCMRCCSPFTFLVNTKRRCGDCKFNVCKSCCSYQKHEKVWVCCVCQQASE